A genomic window from Elaeis guineensis isolate ETL-2024a chromosome 3, EG11, whole genome shotgun sequence includes:
- the LOC105041679 gene encoding 15-cis-phytoene desaturase, chloroplastic/chromoplastic produces the protein MTLLLLPLSHSSFAPPKAHASSPFSPRAHSSSSPSTVSTQPGAIIVGAGLAGLAAATHLAASSIPFLLFEASDAVGGRVRTDSLDGFLLDRGFQIFLTAYPEARRLLDYPSLRLRPFYPGALVYHARRFHRVADPFRRPIHALASLPNPIGSLPDKLLVGLARLRAASLPDSVLLSAPESTISARLRAAGFSPAIVDRFFRPFLAGIFFDPDLATTSRLFDFVFKCLALGDNALPAAGISAIPAQLAARLPPGSLRLRSRVVAVDAGSGAARPPSVTLEEGDAITADLGVIVAVEKPEVEKLLPQAFPQEEKKPKPVRSTVCLYFSTDRAPVQEPILILNGSGEGIVNNMFFATNVTPSYAPVGKVLVSVSLIGAFLERSDEDLTAEVVQELTGWFGAEVRSWRHLRTYRIEFAQPDQTPPTDLVGKEPRVGEGVYVCGDHRTSATFDGALVSGRMAAEALIRDRGLSKM, from the coding sequence ATGACTCTCCTTCTCCTCCCGCTCTCTCACTCCTCCTTTGCTCCGCCGAAAGCCCATGCCTCCTCCCCTTTCTCTCCTCGCGCGCACTCTTCCTCCTCCCCCTCCACCGTGAGTACCCAGCCCGGCGCCATCATCGTCGGCGCCGGCCTTGCCGGCCTCGCCGCCGCAACCCACCTCGCCGCCTCCTCCATCCCCTTCCTCCTCTTCGAGGCCTCCGACGCCGTCGGCGGTCGCGTCCGCACCGACTCCCTCGACGGCTTCCTTCTCGACCGCGGCTTCCAGATCTTCCTCACCGCCTATCCGGAGGCCCGCCGCCTCCTCGACTACCCCTCCCTTCGCCTCCGCCCCTTCTACCCGGGCGCCCTCGTCTACCACGCCCGCCGCTTCCATCGCGTCGCCGACCCCTTCCGCCGCCCCATCCACGCCCTCGCCTCCCTCCCCAACCCCATCGGCTCCCTCCCCGACAAGCTCCTTGTCGGTCTGGCCCGCCTTCGAGCCGCCTCCCTCCCGGACTCCGTCCTCCTCTCCGCCCCCGAGTCCACCATCTCCGCCCGCCTCCGCGCCGCCGGCTTTTCCCCGGCCATCGTGGACCGCTTCTTCCGCCCCTTCCTCGCCGGCATTTTCTTCGACCCCGACCTCGCCACGACCTCCCGCCTCTTCGACTTTGTCTTCAAGTGCCTCGCCCTCGGCGACAACGCCCTTCCCGCCGCCGGCATCTCCGCCATCCCTGCCCAGCTCGCTGCCCGCCTTCCCCCGGGTTCCCTCCGCCTCCGCTCCCGCGTGGTCGCCGTTGACGCGGGCAGCGGCGCCGCCCGCCCGCCGTCCGTCACTCTTGAGGAAGGCGATGCGATCACTGCGGATCTCGGGGTCATCGTCGCCGTCGAGAAACCGGAGGTCGAGAAGCTTCTCCCCCAAGCCTTCCcccaagaagagaagaaaccGAAACCGGTTCGAAGCACGGTCTGCCTTTACTTCTCCACCGACCGGGCTCCTGTCCAGGAGCCGATACTCATCCTGAACGGCTCAGGCGAGGGGATCGTCAACAACATGTTCTTCGCCACCAACGTGACGCCGTCCTACGCCCCCGTGGGGAAAGTTCTGGTATCCGTGTCGCTGATCGGGGCGTTTTTGGAGCGGTCGGATGAGGATCTGACGGCGGAGGTGGTCCAGGAGCTGACCGGGTGGTTCGGAGCGGAGGTCCGGTCGTGGAGGCACCTGAGGACGTACCGGATCGAGTTCGCCCAGCCGGACCAGACCCCGCCCACGGATTTGGTTGGCAAGGAGCCGCGGGTCGGCGAAGGCGTGTACGTTTGCGGCGACCACCGGACCTCGGCGACGTTCGATGGGGCGTTGGTGTCTGGGAGGATGGCGGCGGAGGCCTTGATCAGGGATAGGGGGTTGTCCAAGATGTAA